A genomic stretch from Juglans microcarpa x Juglans regia isolate MS1-56 chromosome 3S, Jm3101_v1.0, whole genome shotgun sequence includes:
- the LOC121258063 gene encoding LOW QUALITY PROTEIN: transcription factor bHLH95-like (The sequence of the model RefSeq protein was modified relative to this genomic sequence to represent the inferred CDS: deleted 2 bases in 1 codon), translating to MSGGGEGLGHENFLWENQSWAFSNSDKSAGSEGKLGKKLPGSSSSSQIEIGAKEGSATGKKKRGRGSVSKNGNGSTGGDQGKGEGKGGGESDHDIHIWTERERRKKMRNMFANLHALLPQLPPKADKSTIVDEAVSYIKTLHHTLQKLQQQKLERLQGGAASTFGFESPIMISQRLSNDSREAFLADQGSSNNLGAVTANNSSSNPLSASLRYPVNFETWTSSNVVLNICGEEAQISVCSSTKPGLLTTICYVLEKHRIEVVSAHINSDSNRSMYNIHARVSGASNHQFQEPVAFPVEEIYKQAAGEIMLWVS from the exons ATGtcaggaggaggagaaggattAGGCCATGAAAATTTCTTATGGGAAAACCAGTCGTGGGCCTTCTCGAATTCGGACAAGTCAGCTGGCAGTGAAGGGAAATTGGGCAAAAAGTTGCCAGGGTCGAGCTCTAGTAGCCAGATAGAGATAGGAGCAAAAGAG GGCTCTGCCACCGGTAAGAAGAAGCGGGGCCGAGGCAGTGTGAGCAAAAATGGGAATGGGAGTACTGGAGGTGATCAAGGGAAGGGAGAAGGAAAAGGAGGCGGTGAATCTGATCATGATATACATATatggacggagagagagagaaggaagaagatgaggaacATGTTCGCTAATCTGCATGCTTTGCTTCCCCAACTTCCTCCCAAG GCGGACAAGTCCACCATCGTGGATGAAGCGGTAAGCTACATCAAAACCCTACACCACACTCTCCAGAAGCTACAACAGCAGAAGCTAGAAAGACTTCAAGGCGGCGCAGCGTCGACTTTCGGCTTTGAGTCACCCATAATGATCTCGCAAAGACTATCAAACGACTCGAGGGAAGCATTCTTAGCCGATCAAGGATCTTCAAACAACCTGGGCGCCGTTACAGCAAATAATTCTTCTTCAAATCCACTTTCAGCCAGCTTGCGGTATCCCGTAAACTTTGAAACCTGGACTTCTTCAAATGTCGTCTTGAATATATGCGGTGAGGAAGCACAGATTAGTGTGTGCTCGTCTACGAAGCCTGGCCTCTTGACCACCATCTGCTATGTGTTGGAGAAGCATAGAATAGAGGTGGTATCTGCTCATATTAACTCCGATTCTAATCGGAGCATGTACAATATTCATGCACGT GTAAGCGGAGCTTCCAATCATCAGTTCCAAGAGCCGGTGGCATTTCCTGTGGAGGAAATATACAAGCAAGCTGCGGGAGAGATAATGTTGTGGGTCTCATGA
- the LOC121257550 gene encoding LOW QUALITY PROTEIN: E3 ubiquitin-protein ligase MBR2-like (The sequence of the model RefSeq protein was modified relative to this genomic sequence to represent the inferred CDS: inserted 1 base in 1 codon) has product MSHQTSLNNTLDPVEWALSNYRVSSGETTFVNASTHDVLSFSGWNTGEPSSRLNQQNQVNDDGLKIEHGWSSSLNVHSGAGPRLEEGRLEVNNILFPGRVNIGLGGSRIRSGPLFMEGSSPNNVPQNVNLNEGYAGNNGNSGGGMESSLGPHRNKSSGVEIEQTSSACGSSNYVETSSGSSSYMAEDSTGGSGSSLGTWGLSCKRKALEGTSGQSYPGGSSNSFPQAENAGWRGGSAGYSSSNSLFILSQDSSDVSPPEQQNLSIGIGIRGGASDAFPSSNIIGNAEIPFRNFGRRPSPGNQQEALPLNLSSTGSNRHSHIFSSHESPRSAPFGDSLDLRPAAVTSASSGGPQSQSHAMHDPGLSGNTPPFHWNGASTSRVSGVSNSLNSRERGXSLREEPNLRSITRNATVHPMFVPATDVRNSVNDPTSWSLASRNIGNSGGVTSTTRAGPSSSIHMWPNSTWIPHHNPPAQNQLRPSESPWSLFPTIDSESGGRSGHFTSLPSGPSSSSQDAARSSGSNGQGHHQQYPRSAFLMERQTDDILGMPHSLRALAVDIEGRRRLISEDYMFFDPFIYHGMADVHDMHRDMRLDVDNMSYEELLALEERIGDVNTGLSEDSIFKLMKQRKHLTVAPNPPDLEPCCICQEQYADGDGLGTLDCGHDFHTDCIKQWLMQKNLCPICKTTALLT; this is encoded by the exons ATGAGTCATCAGACTTCTCTGAATAACACGCTAGATCCTGTAGAATGGGCGTTGTCAAATTATAGGGTATCTTCTGGTGAGACAACATTTGTGAACGCAAGTACTCATGATGTTCTGAGCTTTAGTGGCTGGAATACAGGTGAACCCAGCTCTAGACTGAATCAACAAAATCAAGTGAATGATGATGGGCTTAAAATTGAACACGGGTGGTCTTCTTCACTAAATGTACATTCTGGGGCCGGCCCAAGGTTGGAGGAAGGGCGACTTGAAGTAAATAATATCCTTTTTCCTGGGAGAGTTAATATTGGCCTCGGTGGCAGTCGGATTAGAAGTGGGCCTTTGTTCATGGAAGGCTCCAGCCCTAATAATGTCCCTCAGAATGTGAATCTAAATGAAGGATATGCAGGTAATAATGGGAATAGTGGTGGGGGCATGGAATCTAGTCTAGGCCCTCATCGTAACAAGTCAAGTGGAGTAGAAATAGAGCAGACATCTTCTGCTTGTGGTTCATCTAATTATGTTGAGACTTCATCTGGAAGCTCCAGCTACATGGCGGAGGACAGTACTGGTGGCTCAGGCTCTTCTTTGGGGACTTGGGGTTTATCCTGCAAGCGAAAGGCCCTTGAAGGTACTTCTGGGCAGTCTTATCCTGGTGGAAGTTCTAACTCCTTTCCACAGGCTGAAAATGCTGGATGGCGTGGTGGCTCTGCCGGTTATAGTTCTTCTAACAGTCTATTTATACTCTCCCAGGATTCTTCTGATGTTAGTCCTCCAGAACAGCAGAACCTAAGCATTGGGATTGGTATAAGAGGAGGGGCTTCTGATGCCTTTCCTTCTTCAAATATTATAGGTAATGCAGAAATCCCCTTCAGAAATTTTGGTAGGAGACCAAGTCCTGGAAATCAGCAGGAAGCTTTACCACTGAATTTATCTTCAACAGGGAGTAATAGGCATTCTCATATTTTCTCCTCTCATGAATCACCTAGATCTGCTCCATTTGGTGATTCTCTGGACCTGAGACCCGCAGCAGTAACATCAGCAAGTTCGGGTGGTCCCCAAAGCCAGTCTCATGCTATGCATGATCCTGGTTTGTCAGGAAACACACCTCCTTTCCATTGGAATGGGGCTTCCACTTCAAGAGTGAGTGGCGTTTCAAATTCTCTCAACTCTAGAGAAAGAG CTTCATTAAGAGAAGAACCAAACTTAAGAAGCATCACAAGAAACGCTACAGTGCACCCCATGTTTGTACCTGCAACTGATGTGAGAAATTCTGTAAATGATCCAACAAGTTGGAGTTTGGCTTCTAGAAATATCGGCAATTCTGGCGGAGTTACTTCCACTACTAGAGCTGGGCCCAGTTCAAGCATCCATATGTGGCCTAATTCTACCTGGATTCCTCACCACAATCCCCCGGCACAAAATCAGCTAAGACCATCCGAATCCCCATGGTCTTTGTTTCCCACCATTGACTCAGAATCTGGAGGTCGTAGTGGTCATTTTACCTCATTACCTTCAggcccttcttcttcttcacaagaTGCAGCAAGGTCATCTGGATCTAATGGCCAGGGCCATCACCAACAATATCCGAGGTCTGCATTTCTTATGGAAAGACAAACTGATGATATTCTTGGTATGCCCCATTCTTTGCGAGCTTTGGCTGTTGACATTGAAGGGAGACGACGACTAATATCTGAG GACTATATGTTTTTTGACCCGTTCATATATCATGGCATGGCTGATGTGCACGACATGCACAGGGATATGCGGCTTGATGTTGATAACATGTCTTATGAg GAACTGCTGGCATTGGAAGAACGCATTGGAGATGTGAACACTGGACTGAGTGAGGATAGCATTTTCAAGTTAATGAAACAGCGAAAACATTTAACTGTTGCACCAAATCCTCCAGACTTGGAACCGTGCTGTATCTGTCAG GAGCAATATGCCGATGGGGATGGTCTTGGGACACTAGATTGTGGGCATGATTTCCACACCGATTGCATCAAACAGTGGCTAATGCAGAAGAATTTATGCCCCATTTGTAAAACGACAGCCCTGTTGACATGA
- the LOC121258483 gene encoding protein ALP1-like, giving the protein MRCAVCFTSICPHSTGNPSHDNTKPRFPRKSNLPPPPNQIFLKMESRKLAALLSSLISELLLLLLLLFPCSTPLSLTSDDNSNSHRNFYSNSNANFSPLIHHFLFSQEISASLTLLSTSRKRKRIHLPERDSRPTDDKENLGLGEVRVEFGPSRSPDSFKNCFRMTSSTFEWLSGLLEPLLECRDPSDSPLNLSAELRLGLGLFRIATGSDYRQLSKQFGVSESVAKFCTKQLCRVLCTDFRFWVTFPAPNELESVATAFQSLTGLPNCCGVLDCARFKIVPKNHVPKSPNDEVQEDRIAAQIVVDSSSKILSIVAGFRGNKGDYEVLKSSTLYKDIEDEMLLNSLSVTINEVAVNQYLVGSGGYPLLPWLMVPYVDALPGTCEENFNKAHGLMRVPALKTIASLKNWGVLSRPIEEEFKNAVAYIGACSMLHNALLMREDYTALWDGSGDCDQSTRCYKDGLEENLIDSKAYVIRTALARRAKDSSD; this is encoded by the coding sequence ATGAGATGTGCCGTTTGTTTCACGTCCATTTGCCCGCACTCAACCGGCAACCCTTCACACGACAACACCAAACCTCGATTCCCGAGAAAATCAaatctcccccctccccccaaccaaattttcctaaaaatggAGTCCCGGAAATTGGCAGCTTTACTCTCCTCCTTGATCTCCGAACTCCTgctgctccttctactcctctTCCCTTGCTCCACTCCCCTCTCCCTTACGTCCGATGACAATTCCAATTCCCATCGTAATTTCTATTCCAATTCCAATGCAAATTTTTCACCTCTCATCCACCACTTCCTCTTCTCCCAAGAAATCTCCGCTTCTCTCACCCTCCTATCTACTTCCCGAAAACGCAAGCGAATCCATTTACCTGAAAGGGACTCTAGACCTACAGATGACAAAGAAAACCTAGGACTCGGTGAAGTCCGGGTTGAATTCGGGCCGAGTCGTAGCCCCGACTCGTTCAAGAATTGCTTCAGAATGACCTCCTCAACCTTCGAATGGCTCTCCGGCTTGCTCGAACCTTTACTGGAGTGCCGTGATCCCTCCGATTCACCCTTAAACCTCTCTGCAGAGCTTCGGCTCGGTCTTGGCCTGTTTCGCATAGCCACCGGCTCCGATTACCGCCAGCTTTCCAAGCAGTTCGGTGTCTCGGAGTCCGTAGCAAAATTCTGCACCAAGCAATTGTGCCGAGTCTTATGCACTGATTTTCGATTCTGGGTCACTTTCCCTGCCCCAAACGAGCTCGAATCCGTGGCCACAGCGTTCCAAAGCCTTACCGGATTGCCAAATTGCTGTGGAGTACTTGATTGCGCAAGGTTCAAGATTGTTCCAAAGAACCATGTGCCCAAGTCACCAAACGATGAAGTTCAAGAAGACAGAATTGCTGCTCAAATAGTGGTAGATTCCTCATCGAAAATTTTGAGCATTGTAGCCGGATTTCGAGGCAATAAGGGCGATTATGAGGTTCTAAAGTCATCAACTTTGTACAAGGATATTGAGGACGAAATGTTACTAAATTCACTTTCAGTGACTATAAATGAGGTGGCTGTGAATCAGTATTTGGTTGGAAGTGGTGGGTACCCTTTGCTTCCTTGGTTAATGGTACCATATGTGGACGCTTTGCCGGGTACTTGCGAAGAGAATTTCAATAAGGCGCATGGTTTGATGCGTGTTCCGGCACTTAAAACCATTGCTAGTTTGAAGAATTGGGGCGTTTTGAGCCGGCCTATAGAGGAGGAGTTTAAGAATGCCGTTGCTTATATTGGTGCTTGTTCGATGCTTCATAATGCGTTGCTAATGAGAGAGGACTATACGGCATTGTGGGATGGGTCGGGGGATTGTGATCAGAGCACTCGCTGCTATAAAGATGGGTTGGAGGAGAATTTGATTGACAGCAAGGCCTATGTTATCAGAACTGCATTGGCTAGGAGAGCAAAAGACTCAAGTGATTAA